The following proteins come from a genomic window of Campylobacter coli 76339:
- a CDS encoding Pantothenate kinase type III, CoaX-like, with product MLFCDIGNSNASFLDDNKFFTLSIEQFLEFKTEQKIFYINVNENIKEHLRMHKNFINLEPYFVFDTIYQGLGVDRIAACYTIEDGVVVDAGSAITVDIVSNSIHLGGFILPGIANYRKIYAHISPRLKHEFNTQISLDAFPQKTSDALSYGVFKSIYLLIKDAAQNKKLYFTGGDGQFLANYFDYAIYDKLLIFRGMKKIIQENPNLLL from the coding sequence ATTTTTTACTTTGAGTATAGAACAATTTTTAGAATTTAAAACTGAACAAAAAATTTTTTATATAAATGTTAATGAAAATATCAAAGAACATTTAAGAATGCATAAAAACTTTATAAATCTTGAGCCTTATTTTGTTTTTGATACTATTTATCAAGGTTTGGGTGTAGATCGTATCGCAGCTTGCTATACTATTGAAGATGGAGTTGTAGTGGATGCTGGTAGTGCGATTACGGTAGATATAGTATCAAATTCTATACATTTAGGAGGATTTATCTTACCAGGTATTGCCAATTATAGAAAAATTTATGCTCATATTTCTCCTAGATTAAAACATGAATTCAATACTCAAATCAGCCTTGATGCTTTCCCTCAAAAAACAAGTGATGCTTTAAGTTATGGAGTTTTTAAAAGTATTTATTTGCTCATCAAAGATGCAGCGCAAAATAAAAAACTTTATTTTACGGGCGGAGATGGACAATTTTTAGCAAATTATTTTGATTATGCCATTTACGATAAACTTCTCATTTTTAGAGGAATGAAGAAGATTATACAAGAAAATCCAAATTTGCTTTTATAG